The Larus michahellis chromosome 8, bLarMic1.1, whole genome shotgun sequence nucleotide sequence GTTGGGGGTCCTTGCATGGAAAGAGACCATAAAGTGCTTCTCTGAAGTCTGGCTGCTGGTACCCAAACTGTGACAGCTGTAAACAgactgcaggagctggcagcGGTGGTTCGTACCAGGCATGTGCTACTCAAGCACCGAATCGCatcagttttttaattttaaaagcatggtGGGTAACGTGATAAATATTGTGAGGAAGAAATAACTAAGTATCACAAGAAAGAAATGAGCAACAGCAATGTAAGGCTGTGCTAGGAGTGACGGCTGGTAATACCATGAAACCTTTCTGCCAGGTACTGCTGCAGATACGCTGGGAAAGCAAGGACAAATTCTCTCGACTGATCTGTGTAAATGACCCTAACGAAAACGAAAGTTGTAAATTCCCTCGTGTACTGGCAGTAAGCTTGGAAAATTCCAAATCTGGATCAcggttttttcctgctttctttttcagatactCCTGTGCTTGGTGTGCGTTGTAATTTTAATAGCTACGGAGCTCTGGACACGTATTCATTGGTTTGTTCAGCTAAAACGTGTTTTATTAATAAGCTTTCTCATCAGTTTTGCATGGAATTGGCTTTACTTGTATAAGGTAAGTTGTTCTGAAATCTTAATGGCTTTTAGGCTTAAAATGTTACAGTTATGAGGGAGTTACGGTCATTTAGTTCTTTTAGTTAGTTTATATAAAGCAACAATTGACCGCGAAATAAATGAAGGGATGAACACTTTATTTTGCGTATTGGCAGGTGTATTAGgcttaaaaaagaacaaaagaaacccTGCCAGCTTTTATCCTGCCAGAGGTGCATAAAATTCATAAAGCAGTAGAACTGTGATTTCACTGCGTGGGCAAGGGAGATGTGAACTCTGTCTAAAGCATCTTCATAGAAAAAgtcttataaaaatatattttgggggtttttttctttctaaagattCCCTGGCTAAAACTGTACCTAAGGTGTGATAGACCAGAGATGAATGCTTCATTAATGCTGATAAAAGTAGCTGCCTGTAGAATGGTATTGGTTTTAATGAGGAGGAATTAATGCTGCTGTGCCGTAGCCCAACCACAAAATCTCGGTCCTCATGTTGTCATCAGAATTAACCTCAGGCAGAGGACTCGGATTGTCGGTGAAGAACATTAGAGTTCTTCAACAGATGATTTGACttaattttttctatttgatTATCAGTTGCAAACCATTAAGGCAAAATTAGAATGAATACAGGTTTTTGTTAAtgggaattatttaaaaaataaaagagaatgcCCTGATGTTTTAATTAGTAATTGCATGGCAGCTGTCTCAGGTTTTAATCCGGAGACATTTAAGGATGTCATCAGATTTTTAGGAAACATTTAAGATGTTGTCAGATTACTTTTGCCCTGAACTTGTATCTTTGAATATTGAAGTTTGTTCTTTTGGTAATTTAGACTCCATTTAGAGAATAACCTGGAGATATTAATCTTGGTGGTGTTTATGCCTTCCCAGGAAGTACTTAGAATTGCATCTGTTAAATTGTTTAGTTGGCAAACTTTTCTTACTACAGATTTATCCAGGTAATTACCCCAAACCTACTAAGAGCAGACATGGTTGGCTCAGGTGCAGTGCGGCGTGGGTGCAGGTGTTCTGCGCCCACCACCCCCTTGGTTGATGTTTTACAAGTAATTCTTCTTCTCCTGCAGCTGGCCTTTGCGCAGCATCAAGCAGAAATTGCGAAAATGGGGCAGTTTGATAACATCTGTGCTGAGAAGCTGGACTGGGGGGGAAGTCTTATTGGTAAATACTTGTTTCATTGTTTTGTAATAGTATTTAAGATCACAAAATATTCAGTAATAGTATCCAAgaatactttttaatttcttcatgagTAGTACATTGACTCTTCTTCAGCAATACGTGATTATGTGGTTTTACCGTTTTTCCATTCTGCAAGACTTTCCTTACTAGGCCTTTGAAGCAGAGCTGATCCCAAAACTGTGCTTGAGCGTGGCGTGGCGTTACTGCTTTCCCTTATAACTTACCCCGCGAGTGTTTCCCCTGCTGCCCCCGCCCAGTACCAGTCAGGGTCGTTTATTGAAGACAGGAGGGCAGAATtcaagaaaaagtttttttttttttcatcccaggTCTGCGAGTACAATGGACTTCAGAAATTAGATCTGTAACTACTTACTCTAGTTttgttattttacagaaaaagctgaatttttttattagcCATTATTTATTATCCAATGCTATAGCAGGTAGATTAATGATGGCAACTCTTAATGAGTGCTTGTTATGGTCTTCCCTTTAGAATTTATTGGCTGTGATTGCTCTGTTTATTTCAAATTCCAATGGTTTACATTCTGACTGCACTAAAATCAAACTACAGGAACGACGTCATAAACAACTTGCTTATAACTTAAAGTTCCCTTAAGGAATAAGACTTTCTGCTTATAATTAAAATAGTCTCTTGAAATCTAGCAAGCAAGATACGAATTTTAATCTGCTTGCAGCCTGGCAGGTGAGTAATAACACTCAGAATTACTTGTTTCAGTAGCTGCGGACAAAATGTGCTAGATAGTAGTTCCCACAGACAAGACTTACTTCTCTTCTGAGACTTCTAGGGACTAAGTTCATCTAATAAAGAGGACTTTATTGACAAAACATGGGAAAACctcagtttcttctctttctttccagccttccctctccttcctgcaccCCCATGGCTGGATAAACTACACTGCCAAGCTaagctcagatttttaaaaataaatctgagcttTGAACCATAGCTAGAAAAGTTCTCTTCCATCTGTAATTGAAATGCTACTTTATTACTATTGtgtcataaaatatatttttaaagagtagTAAAAGCGTGTCTCTGCTTTGACTACAGAATGGTTCAGAAGTAAATGGACGTTTCAGGATGACCCCTGTCAGAAGTACTATGAAACTCTGCTGGTAAATCCTGTCCTGCTGGTCCCACCCACAAAGGTACACGCCATGCCTAAAGAGACTGTTCATGTTTATGTTTGCAGTCAGTGACAACactatttctctgtgtttttctagGCATTGGCAATTACTTTCACCAACTTCGTAACTGAGCCTTTGAAGCACGTAGGACAGGGGATTGGTGAATTCATCAAAGCACTAATGAAGGAGATACCGTTTATTCTGCAGATTCCAGTGCTAATTATGATGGCTCTGGCTGTCCTGGTTTGTATATCTTATCTTGTATGTAAAagctcagctttatttttttatttattaaacatatttatatttaagaaTTATTATCTACtgtttatttcatatttgtaCTACTGAACAGATTTCTTAGCacagattaaattatttctaCAAGGGAAACTTTTCTTGAGAAAATCTTTATAGTACAGTTGGTTTAGCACTTAAAATAGTAAGTTTGTATTATTTAAACCATATCTCTTCCCCACTCCCCAAGAGGGGTAAAATAGTATTAAACTGCTTAAAATCTTAGACTCTATGATAGTTTATTGCATAAATGTAGTATAATTGTCATTGTGTACATGAAAGCATTGAGTTTGAGCCTTCAGCATCTTTCCTGTGGCACCAAAGATGCAGGACGGCCGGTCTGGCAGCGCAGTCAGACTGCAGAAAGCCTGAATTCCATCGTAGCCATTCTGAACACCTGagcttttctttcagtgttcttCAGATAATCTGACTTTGCATTCTCTGTGAAAACCATAGGCTGCATATATTTAGTGTTCtgtcggttttgttttttttcctctcccccaggCTTTCTTCTATGGCGCAGGATCATCAGTGTCTATGTTAAGATACTTAACATCTTCTCAGAAGAGAAGTCTTCCTCCGCCCGACAGTCAACAGGAGCCAATAGGCTTTGGGCAATACGAGGGCGGTAAATCCGATAGCTATTACTTGCAGAAACCTCCTTACGTTTCTAGAGGATGTTACGACAGAGGAGACGCTCCTGTGAGACCAGGAAATGGCAGCAGAAGTCCTGACATCGTGCACACAAGCAATGAGCCAGACAAGCAAGTAGAAGAGTCTCGCAAACCAGAACCCAGTGTATGTTAGTCCTGCTGCTCTTTGAGCTGGGATTAAATCTAATAGATTTCAGTGTCACCTGCTAGAAAACGTTTAAGCAAGAAGCTTAAGCCAAATCTTAGGGACAGAGGAGTTAAGGAAGTACCTGTTCCTCAGTAGAACAGTTCGGTAAAGGTATCTATCTTGCACATATTTTGTCCTGGAGAAATACTGTGCAATGGCTAACTATGGCAGGAAACTACTGAATTAAAACTCTAAAGACTTAAATAACTTCTCTTTTGAGAGATCAGTACTTATGTCAGCCTGGGCAATAACCATTACACACAGAGGAAAGGCACAGAAAAGAAACGGTGCTGACTTTTCTGTAAACTATGGAAAATTAAAACCAGACTTATGCTCTAGATTGTGCTTATTTACgtgtttccttaggaaaaaaagatacCAGTCGTGCTTTGGGGGAGTTCTGCCCCTTGAGCTGAGATGCACCTGAAGCAATAGATGCCTTGCACTTTGGATTGCTTGATTAATAgcttattattaatttttacagAATAGATTGCACACTGAGTCTGAAGTTTGTAGACTAGAAACTATCACAGCTGAAAACCTTACTGAAGAACACGCACTtgagcagcagaaagaggagacAGGCAAAGCAGAGCGAGAGACTGGAGAAAACTGTGACCCTAATAAAAACCTAGAAGGGAAAAGTTCTGTAACGGACCCgtgtgaagagaagaaaaagagcagttCCCGTGACTCCCAGGAAGGAGACTAAGGAAGCCCCAAGCTCCGCTGTAAGTTTTGGCTACTCTTTAGCTGTCACATACTTGCTAGTTCTGGTCTCTAGTTCTCAAACGTAGAAAAGCGAGCGTCAGTAAGCTGATGGGAACTCCTCTTCGGTGAGAGCTTTGGCATGCACAGCTGTAAGCTAGGTAGAGTTTTAAAAACCGAGAGACTGAGCCTATGTGCTACTTCTGGAATTTGAAGTAAATATGTTGTTAAGTAAGTGAGATAATCCAATTTTAAGTGGCCAGGAAAACTGGCTTGTGGGGTGTGGATTCTTGTTGGAAATCGGCTTTGTGTAATAAGTTTTGAGTAAAACTAGATACGCGGTGGTGGGAAAGCACTGATACTCTAGCAAGTATTGCTGCTGATCTAGCAAATATTAGCCTAATTGGGTAGGTGTCACACAGCCTGAAGAGAGTTGCTGATATTCATGTAATCCATGTAAGACTAATCACAGGTCAGATAGATAGATGTCTTGGAactatattttggttttatattctttaaaatcagtttgCTGCTTGTCAGCTCACTTGTAGGACAGCTTGATGACTTTCTTCTAGCTTAATAATTTGCAGAGGAGTGAGAAGCTGATGTTGATCAGATGCTTTTTTAGGGCAATTCAAAGCTGAACAGGGAATAGGCAGCATTAAGTAAAAGTACCAAAGATCAGCACAATAAACTGATGGTAACACATTGGTTTTGGAAGAATATTCTGGCATTTCTGCTTAAAAGCAGAAGGAGGAGAGTTTTAGTTTCAGTAGGAATCAGCTAAAAAAGCTGAAAGGCAACGTTTGCAAAATTTTCAGTAACTGTAAAATAGTTTGAATTATGTGGAGCCCGTGTCTGTTAACTGTCCTTACAGTGCTGTTTTACTCTGAAGCTAAAATTAACTGTAGATTCTTCTCTAGAGCTAGAATACttacttcagtaaaaaaatgacATCACTTAAtttataaatacctgaaaatgAACAGTTTGCCACCTTTGGT carries:
- the CLCC1 gene encoding chloride channel CLIC-like protein 1, translated to MLFPLVLCAVALVGSGKVQDDEWIDPTDMLNYDAASGTMRRPYKANYHDSEDKAVDAVSTEILSRSSREVDSLQQKIAECEKRNVKSHESRSFYIFKRYLKKILNEAGKLGLPEGNVGHVHYDAEIILTKQTYSEILRFLNEETWQSGAVDDALSDILINFKHHDYKAWHWRFEDTFGIDLYNVFLILLCLVCVVILIATELWTRIHWFVQLKRVLLISFLISFAWNWLYLYKLAFAQHQAEIAKMGQFDNICAEKLDWGGSLIEWFRSKWTFQDDPCQKYYETLLVNPVLLVPPTKALAITFTNFVTEPLKHVGQGIGEFIKALMKEIPFILQIPVLIMMALAVLAFFYGAGSSVSMLRYLTSSQKRSLPPPDSQQEPIGFGQYEGGKSDSYYLQKPPYVSRGCYDRGDAPVRPGNGSRSPDIVHTSNEPDKQVEESRKPEPSNRLHTESEVCRLETITAENLTEEHALEQQKEETGKAERETGENCDPNKNLEGKSSVTDPCEEKKKSSSRDSQEGD